DNA from Lentibacillus amyloliquefaciens:
CACAATCATCGCTTTTGTATCATTTTGCATATCATAATAAATATCGCCGACAACAGGTTTATCGAAATCGTCATTGTAGGATATGATACCTGTCGTTTCATCTTCTTCAAGCTGAGCCTCCGAGACAAGCTCTTTGTCATAATATGCTATATCCTCACTGCCCCCACTCTTGCCCGGGACCAGGACGACATATTCACTGTGCTTGACACCATTATCACGTGTGGTGACAACATTTCCATCTTCAACGTTGTCTACTTTTTCAATTTCGTTAAGTGAATAATGATCAAGAAAGTCAGGTGCCGGTTTAATGATTAAAATATAATCACCAGGCTCAGGTTTTTTATTCTGATCAATCGTGTAACGCCGGCCATAGAAAATAAATGAATCGTTATGTTTCGGTCGACAAGGCTCAATATTATTGGCACTGGTTATATCCTGCTGCATGTCTTTCAAACGATAGAGGTGTACAGATTGTTTGAACATCGGTTTCACCGAATATACTTTGTGAAGTTCATTTTTGTAATAAACAAACTGCCCTTTTCTAACCTGAAATAATTTCATTTTCGTGCCTCCTTAAATTTTATACATTATACCACTCTTATTTTCCGTAATACTATATAAATTAAACATAAAATGGGAGAAAATACAATGTATGTTCAAAAATTTCAGCTGGTTATGCAAAATTCCCCTATGATTTTTCGGTAAGGTTATTGTCTCAAAGATTGCAACTTACGAAAAAAGCCTTCGGTGATTATTGACCAAGTTCTTGTGCTATTAAGGAAAGCTCTTCCCAGCGTTCCATTTTAGCTTCCAGTTTTTCTTCTACTTCCTGCTGTTCATTATAAAGGTCTTGCACCTTGCCGGCATCACTTCCCGCTCCGGCTATTTGTTCCTGAAGCTCTTCCAGTTTTGTTTCCAGCTCGGTTATATCATCTTCAATCGTTTCCCATTCGATTTTATCATGATATGACATCTTCTTTTTCGGTGCAGGTTTTTTCTGCGTTTTCTTGTCTGATTTAGGTGTTTGCTTGTCCTGCTGCTTCTCCCGCTCAAGCAATTCACTGTAGTTGCCGTAAAAATGCTCGATGGGGGCATCTTCTTTGAACACAAGCATATGATCAACGACACGATCGAGAAAATACCGGTCGTGCGATACTGTAATGACAACACCCGGGAATTGATCCAAGTAATCCTCAAGCACCCCGAGCGTCTGAGTATCCAAATCATTGGTCGGCTCATCCAGCAGCAGGACATTCGGTTCCTGCATAAGCACTTTCAGCACATAAAGACGTCGCCGCTCCCCGCCCGATAATTTGCGGATATAATTCCACTGCTGGCGGCGTGAGAATAAAAATCTCTCCAGCATTTGCTCTGCTGTAATGACTTCACCCTTTTTTGTATGGACTACTTCAGCTGTCTCACGGATGTATTCGATAATTCGTTTGTCACCATCAAATTCTTCATCATTTTGCGTATAATAGCCGATTTTGACGGTTTGTCCTATCTCGACTTCCCCTTTGTCAGGGTGTATTCGGCCGGCCATGATATTCAGCAAGGTGGTTTTGCCCGTACCATTTGGTCCAACAATGCCTAACCGGTCTCCGGGAACAACCATGAAATCAAAGTTGCTGATCAGCGTACCTGCTTCATAGCCTTTTTCGACACCTTCAAGTTCCAGCACTTTGTTTCCAAGCCGGGTTGATCCTGCTTCAAACGAAACGTCCCTGGATGTCGTATCAAATGTTTGCTTTTTCATCTCCTCTGCCCGTTCGACCCGTGCTTTTTGTTTGGTTCCACGTGCTTTCGGTCCCCGTTTCAGCCAGGCAAGTTCACGGCGCAGCGTGTTTTGATGCTTTTCTTCATAGCTTTTTTCCAATGCTTCCCGCTCAGCTTTTTTCTCAAGAAATACTTCATAGTTGCCCTCATAAATATAAAGATTCCCTTTATCCAGTTCATAAATCTGATTCGTGACCCGATTCAAAAAGTAACGGTCATGCGTTACGAGCAACAAAGCACCTTTATAAGATGCTAAATAGTTTTCCAGCCAGTCCACCGTTTCATTATCAAGATGATTTGTCGGCTCATCAAGAATCAGAAGATCAGCGGGCTGTATTAACGCTTTTGCGATGGCAACACGCTTTCTCTGACCACCTGAAAGTTCGGCAACCCGTTTATGATAGTCAGTCACCCCTAATTTAGTTAGGACTGTTTTGGCCGCCGTGTTAGCTTCCCATGCTTCCACTTCATCCATCTGCTGCTGTTTCACCAGCAGCCGTTCCTGATTCTTCTCGTTTTCCGGATTGCGCTGCAAATCAAGCAGTACTTGCTCATATTCTCGCATCACTTTCATGATGACGGCTTCTCCATAATAAATCTGTTCAATAACAGTCAGGTCATCCTCCAAATCAGGTTCCTGAGCCAAATATTCGATTTTGTAATGTTTAGGGTGATCAATCGTGCCTTTCTCTGCTGTATCGATTCCGGCAAGCACTTTCAAAAAGGTTGACTTCCCGGTACCGTTAACACCAATCAATCCTATTCTGGCATTTGGTTTGATGATACATGAAATGTTATTGAGTAACGTTTTGTCGCCATATGATTTATATAAATTCTCTACTGTAAGCATACTATTACCTTCCTAATGTTGAATCATCGTCATTCTTATGATTTTTTATCAGCTGTTTGATTAAAATAACAATTAAAAATAGCAACCATGACGTAGCGGCATAGAATATCAATTTGCTGAACTGATCCATTTCCTGAAAAAAGAATGCCATCCCGATCCAGATAACACCCAATCCAAGTATTTGATAAACTAAAAATTTAATAGTGATTGCCCCCAGACCTAAAGTGAATCTTCAATCAGTGGGAGGTTTTTTCCCCCACTGATTGTTAGATGAATGAATCGGACATTTAGGGACAGTTAACCGCCGTTCCCGGGCGGATTACTGTCCATTACATGTGGGATAAAATTCTCTATCTCTAGTTTATCGTACTGACGGCTGCTTTGCCATTATGAAATTTGAGAACAGCTGATTTTGATGCAATCAGACCTAAATCAACATTGATAAGAACATCAAATGCTTACTTAAGCTTACAAAACGA
Protein-coding regions in this window:
- a CDS encoding ABC-F family ATP-binding cassette domain-containing protein yields the protein MLTVENLYKSYGDKTLLNNISCIIKPNARIGLIGVNGTGKSTFLKVLAGIDTAEKGTIDHPKHYKIEYLAQEPDLEDDLTVIEQIYYGEAVIMKVMREYEQVLLDLQRNPENEKNQERLLVKQQQMDEVEAWEANTAAKTVLTKLGVTDYHKRVAELSGGQRKRVAIAKALIQPADLLILDEPTNHLDNETVDWLENYLASYKGALLLVTHDRYFLNRVTNQIYELDKGNLYIYEGNYEVFLEKKAEREALEKSYEEKHQNTLRRELAWLKRGPKARGTKQKARVERAEEMKKQTFDTTSRDVSFEAGSTRLGNKVLELEGVEKGYEAGTLISNFDFMVVPGDRLGIVGPNGTGKTTLLNIMAGRIHPDKGEVEIGQTVKIGYYTQNDEEFDGDKRIIEYIRETAEVVHTKKGEVITAEQMLERFLFSRRQQWNYIRKLSGGERRRLYVLKVLMQEPNVLLLDEPTNDLDTQTLGVLEDYLDQFPGVVITVSHDRYFLDRVVDHMLVFKEDAPIEHFYGNYSELLEREKQQDKQTPKSDKKTQKKPAPKKKMSYHDKIEWETIEDDITELETKLEELQEQIAGAGSDAGKVQDLYNEQQEVEEKLEAKMERWEELSLIAQELGQ